The genome window GTTCACAATCTCAGCCGCCTTCGCTCCTCGAATAAGAATAGAGTCAGCTACCACACACAAGAGAGTAGTTTTGCCGTCAAGCTCCGCTCCCAGAAGGGCTATTCCTTCCAACTCCTTCCGCAAGCTATCCCCCAAAGAACGCAACTCATCCATGGAGGTAGCCTCCACCTTCATTGCCAGGAGGGGTACTCCTGCAACCAGCCGAGCATTGGAAATCAAATCTTGGGCGGATTCCGCGGCTGATTGTTTTTTTAGTAGTTGAAGTTCCTTCTCAAGCTTTTTTTTCTCTTCCATCAAATTGGCGACCTGTGGCCCAATACTCTCAGTCTGTACGTTGAGCAAGTGCTTCAATTCCTGAACTGCTTTCCCCTCATCTCGACTGACTTCTTCTGCACTTTCACCAGTGACGGCAACAATTCTGCGGACCCCAGATGCAATAGCACCTTCAGAAACAATGCGGAAGGAACCAATCTCCCCGGTAGCTGAAGTATGACATCCTCCACATAGTTCGGACGAGAATTCATCTAATTGGACAACCCGGACGGTATCTCCATACTTTTCACCAAAAAGAGCTGTGACTCCACTATCCACCGCCTGACGATACCCAGTTTCAAAGACTTTCAGATCAATGTTTTCACGGATCTTCCGATTCACAAGACGTTCGATTTCTTCGACTTGATCGCTGCTTAATCGCTCTGAGTGAGTGAAATCAAATCGCAGATAATCTGGATGAACGATCGAACCTGCCTGGTTGACATGCTGACCAATGATTTGCTTCAAGGCCGCATGAAGCATATGGGTGCCTGTGTGATTCCTGGTCGTTGCCTTGCGTTTATCCACATCTATCCTGGCGATGACTGGCTCAGGCTTTGGCTGTTTACTACCTTCACAAACATGAATGATCAAATCTCCTTCTTTGCGAACATCCATCACACTCCAAGTGCGTTGACCCTGCTGTATCGTCCCTTGATCCGCGACCTGTCCTCCAGACTCAGCATAAAAGGGTGTTGTGTCTAAAGTAAACAACCATTTACCCGATTCGTTCTGTGCAAAGCGCCGAATCCAGGTTTCTGCATTGTAGGAATTGTACCCTATGAATCGAGAATGCGGTCCAACTTCCAATTCTTGCCACTCGATTTGAGCAGTCTGAAAACGAGCAGATTCCCGAGCTTTGGTGCGTTGGGCTTCCATACATACTTCGAAACCTGCTTCGTCCAACTCAAGTTGACGTTCCTCACAAATCAACCGAGTCAAATCTACTGGAAAGCCGTAGGTGTCGTAAAGCTTAAATGCGTCCTCACCACTAAGCTTTTTCTGAGAAATCGTTGCTGACTGAGCCACCATCTGTTCAAAGATTTCCAAGCCTCTATCAAGGGTATTACCGAAGCTTGCTTCCTCTGCTTCGATTACTCGGGAAATATGGTCTTGCTGCTGGCGTATCTCAGGGAATGCGTCCCCCATTACCTCAGCCAGGGTAGACACCAACTTGTGAATGAACGGGTTTTCCATACCAAGCACTCTACCGAAGCGAGTTGCCCGGCGCAGCATCCGGCGTAACACATACCCACGACCTTCATTGGAGGGAATGGCACCATCAGCAATTGCGAAGCTCAAGGATCTAAGATGATCTGCAATCACTCGGTAGGCGACACCTGTCTCTCCTTCAGCATCTTTTGTTCCGGTAATTTCAGAAATGGACTGGAGGAGAGGAGTGAAAAGATCTGTGCTG of SAR324 cluster bacterium contains these proteins:
- the alaS gene encoding alanine--tRNA ligase — protein: MKTSQQIRQEFISFFEERQHRFVRSSPVVPNDDPTLLFANAGMNQFKDVFLGSGTRDYNRAANSQKCIRASGKHNDLEDVGRDNYHHTFFEMLGNWSFGDYFKEEGIRWAWELLTEVWGLDKTRLHATVFGGDEHDGLPPDEEAAELWRRCTDINWDNIHFFGKKENFWEMGDTGPCGPCSEIHIDMTEDRTGALLVNADDARVIEIWNLVFIQFNRGNDSKLSPLPAKGVDTGMGLERVCRVLQGVNSNYSTDLFTPLLQSISEITGTKDAEGETGVAYRVIADHLRSLSFAIADGAIPSNEGRGYVLRRMLRRATRFGRVLGMENPFIHKLVSTLAEVMGDAFPEIRQQQDHISRVIEAEEASFGNTLDRGLEIFEQMVAQSATISQKKLSGEDAFKLYDTYGFPVDLTRLICEERQLELDEAGFEVCMEAQRTKARESARFQTAQIEWQELEVGPHSRFIGYNSYNAETWIRRFAQNESGKWLFTLDTTPFYAESGGQVADQGTIQQGQRTWSVMDVRKEGDLIIHVCEGSKQPKPEPVIARIDVDKRKATTRNHTGTHMLHAALKQIIGQHVNQAGSIVHPDYLRFDFTHSERLSSDQVEEIERLVNRKIRENIDLKVFETGYRQAVDSGVTALFGEKYGDTVRVVQLDEFSSELCGGCHTSATGEIGSFRIVSEGAIASGVRRIVAVTGESAEEVSRDEGKAVQELKHLLNVQTESIGPQVANLMEEKKKLEKELQLLKKQSAAESAQDLISNARLVAGVPLLAMKVEATSMDELRSLGDSLRKELEGIALLGAELDGKTTLLCVVADSILIRGAKAAEIVNRVAALADGRGGGKPHLAQAGIKSPEKLPHALAQAADQIENYLQNLN